A section of the Candidatus Binatia bacterium genome encodes:
- a CDS encoding ABC transporter ATP-binding protein, which produces MVTISGLSKRYGAQVILDGVDWFIPRRARIALVGANGSGKSTLLRILAGQVEPDGGRICFSKGVDVGYLAQEIFDLGERTVLEEALEAFADAAQVEQRCRELEELLATTDPQTSDYDALFEEYARVREQWDTQGSYDQEARARAVLSGLGFSDGDLSRPCREFSGGWQMRIALAKLLLRQPGLLLLDEPTNHLDLEARNWLEDFLLGYPHSVVLVAHDRFFMDACCTQVTEICRGKLSDYECSYSEYLAQREERIRQQEEAYRLQQEEIARIQGFINRFRYQASKAALVQSRIKQLEKMQRVEPAESMRTVRFRFPVPPRSGRVVLQLQGVSKFYGEKCVYANLELTLERGRKVALVGPNGAGKSTLMRILAGVEPPDTGQRWVGHNVSISYFAQDRRAGLAENKSVLDVTMAHAPAELVPQLRTLLGAFLFSGDSVYKPVRVLSGGERSRLALALLLLRPSNCLLLDEPTNHLDLGAKEVLLEALRDYEGTLVFVAHDRYFLDQLPDEIWEVGRGSVVRYLGNYEDYLAKKAAGNELRVGEDRQRAVAVERNERGFPPKTKGKKKGSSRPTQRETLNWAKEIADIEATIASKEAELEALRRVISEPDFYEKSPNPRAHYSAFAELQREIEMLYDKLEKLEHKRQVSMASGTGQSSSGTPQEAKNA; this is translated from the coding sequence GTGGTTACGATTTCCGGACTGTCCAAACGTTACGGCGCTCAGGTCATTTTAGACGGGGTAGATTGGTTCATTCCTCGCCGTGCGCGGATCGCATTAGTGGGGGCCAATGGATCGGGCAAATCGACCCTCTTACGGATTCTTGCCGGGCAAGTGGAGCCGGACGGAGGCCGAATTTGCTTCTCCAAGGGCGTAGACGTTGGATATTTGGCTCAGGAGATCTTCGACCTCGGAGAGCGCACGGTGCTCGAGGAGGCGCTGGAGGCCTTTGCCGACGCTGCGCAGGTGGAGCAGCGTTGCCGAGAGTTAGAGGAGTTGCTGGCCACTACGGACCCGCAAACTTCCGACTACGACGCGTTGTTCGAAGAGTATGCCCGGGTCCGGGAACAGTGGGACACGCAGGGAAGCTACGATCAGGAGGCTCGGGCACGTGCCGTATTGAGCGGCCTGGGCTTCTCGGACGGTGACCTTTCCAGGCCCTGCCGAGAATTTTCCGGCGGCTGGCAAATGCGCATAGCGCTCGCAAAGCTGCTGTTGCGGCAACCAGGGCTTCTCCTCCTCGACGAGCCGACCAACCACCTGGACTTGGAGGCAAGAAACTGGCTCGAGGACTTTTTGTTGGGCTACCCGCACAGCGTGGTCCTAGTTGCGCACGACCGATTCTTCATGGATGCGTGTTGCACCCAAGTAACGGAGATCTGCCGCGGGAAGCTGAGCGATTACGAGTGTTCTTACAGCGAGTATTTGGCTCAGCGAGAGGAGCGAATCCGGCAGCAAGAAGAAGCCTACCGTCTGCAACAAGAGGAAATCGCTCGAATCCAGGGTTTCATTAATCGGTTTCGGTATCAAGCCTCGAAGGCGGCGTTGGTACAAAGCCGGATCAAGCAACTCGAAAAAATGCAGCGAGTAGAGCCAGCCGAGAGCATGCGCACCGTTCGGTTTCGCTTCCCAGTGCCGCCACGAAGCGGGCGGGTTGTGTTGCAGCTCCAGGGGGTGTCCAAGTTCTACGGCGAGAAATGCGTGTATGCTAACCTGGAGTTGACCCTCGAACGTGGCCGGAAAGTGGCGCTTGTTGGTCCGAACGGCGCGGGTAAGTCCACTTTGATGCGAATCTTGGCCGGCGTAGAGCCTCCGGACACAGGCCAGCGCTGGGTCGGGCATAACGTTTCCATCAGTTACTTCGCGCAGGATCGGCGCGCTGGCTTGGCGGAGAACAAGAGCGTCCTCGATGTCACCATGGCGCACGCTCCTGCGGAGCTGGTACCACAACTGCGCACCTTGCTGGGCGCGTTTTTGTTCAGTGGAGATTCTGTGTACAAACCGGTACGCGTGCTGAGCGGCGGGGAACGGAGTCGGCTTGCGCTCGCATTGCTGTTGTTGCGTCCGAGCAACTGCCTCCTCCTGGACGAACCGACAAACCATCTGGACCTGGGCGCCAAGGAGGTCCTGCTCGAGGCTCTACGCGACTACGAGGGCACGCTCGTGTTCGTCGCGCATGATCGGTACTTCCTGGATCAACTTCCCGACGAGATTTGGGAGGTCGGCCGCGGGTCTGTTGTTCGGTATCTCGGAAACTACGAGGACTATCTTGCGAAGAAGGCAGCGGGCAATGAACTGCGTGTTGGAGAAGACCGGCAGCGCGCTGTAGCCGTGGAGCGCAACGAGCGCGGGTTCCCACCAAAAACGAAGGGGAAAAAGAAGGGCAGCTCCCGCCCGACCCAGCGGGAGACCCTGAACTGGGCGAAGGAAATCGCGGACATTGAGGCAACGATTGCGAGCAAAGAAGCAGAACTGGAAGCCTTGCGCCGTGTGATAAGCGAGCCCGATTTTTACGAAAAATCGCCGAATCCTCGGGCTCATTACAGCGCCTTTGCCGAGCTCCAACGGGAGATCGAGATGTTGTACGACAAGCTGGAAAAGCTGGAGCACAAGCGGCAAGTTTCCATGGCCTCCGGGACGGGGCAAAGCTCGAGCGGCACTCCCCAAGAGGCTAAGAACGCGTGA
- the tgs1 gene encoding putative diacyglycerol O-acyltransferase tgs1 produces MPDPNFSLDRHVRQMQVPNGNLNALIGLSATLMRSAWDWQHPLWEVFLLQPPRGPSSLWIRAHRASLPWEDEAVLLNALLTPQPSVLRRGAQHESQQNPSAIPPEGERTASAVRAVQQFIERIRRTWLNTSTVQPYVEAVAATLRAVLIPPPSISPFNGELSGRFDLAALSVDVNQLREIRNRAGGTLLEILLSSILGGLERALSGPALPTLPHHLVVLVPLTSGSEQDARRLGTRSTLAAARLPLMVQDPVHRLRRVSAELDLLRATGATDRFRRALAVIRSLPQPALGAVVDMLPRAAPVHTICTELPSLRERRYVAGAQVLEVLPFASPLLGVRVVFTLQTYADRVGLGIAVDLQCPLRAERLARSTRAALDELGEALGIGHRGLSSAEHTMPRSTLRAAVPKATQASRKSKTKDDRLTRS; encoded by the coding sequence ATGCCCGACCCGAATTTTTCGTTGGACCGCCATGTCAGGCAAATGCAAGTCCCTAACGGGAACCTGAACGCGCTGATTGGTTTGTCCGCCACGCTGATGCGTTCTGCGTGGGACTGGCAACATCCTCTCTGGGAAGTCTTCTTATTACAACCTCCGCGCGGACCCAGCAGTCTCTGGATCCGGGCGCACCGTGCCTCGTTGCCATGGGAAGACGAAGCAGTGCTGCTGAATGCTCTGCTGACACCACAACCAAGCGTGCTCCGCCGAGGCGCACAGCACGAGAGCCAGCAAAACCCGAGTGCTATTCCGCCTGAAGGCGAGCGCACTGCGAGCGCCGTTAGGGCCGTTCAACAATTCATTGAACGGATACGCCGCACGTGGCTCAACACGAGTACGGTCCAACCTTACGTGGAGGCGGTCGCCGCCACCCTCCGCGCGGTCCTGATTCCACCACCTTCCATTTCCCCGTTCAACGGGGAACTGAGTGGACGATTCGACCTGGCAGCGCTTTCCGTTGACGTGAATCAGCTCCGCGAGATCCGAAATCGTGCGGGCGGCACTTTGCTGGAAATCTTGCTTTCCAGCATTCTCGGCGGGCTCGAGCGGGCCCTCTCGGGCCCAGCCTTGCCCACCCTACCCCACCATCTGGTGGTCCTAGTCCCGCTCACCTCCGGCTCCGAACAAGACGCGCGCCGTTTGGGAACAAGGAGTACGTTAGCCGCGGCACGCCTCCCGCTGATGGTCCAGGACCCTGTGCACCGCCTCCGACGCGTGAGCGCTGAGCTTGATTTGCTGCGAGCCACTGGGGCCACGGATCGATTCCGACGTGCGCTAGCCGTCATTCGTTCCCTCCCGCAACCCGCTCTTGGTGCCGTTGTCGATATGCTGCCGCGCGCCGCGCCGGTTCACACCATCTGCACGGAGCTTCCAAGCCTGAGGGAGAGGCGCTACGTTGCGGGCGCACAGGTCCTGGAAGTACTACCTTTCGCTTCGCCGCTGCTTGGCGTTCGCGTTGTGTTTACGCTGCAAACGTACGCGGATCGTGTGGGCCTTGGGATCGCCGTCGATTTGCAATGCCCGCTCCGAGCCGAGCGACTCGCGCGGTCTACCCGTGCTGCTCTGGACGAGCTTGGCGAAGCGCTTGGCATTGGGCACCGTGGCCTTTCTTCGGCCGAGCACACGATGCCGCGATCAACGCTGCGGGCCGCAGTGCCAAAAGCAACTCAAGCCTCGCGCAAGAGCAAGACCAAAGACGACCGCCTCACGCGTTCTTAG
- the tgt-2 gene encoding queuine tRNA-ribosyltransferase, with translation MNSFGAFAAPAKFEERVTFRIQAEDGLARCGVLSTRHGPVSTPAFMPIATQGSVKAMTPRDLEDLGVQMVLSNTYHLVLRPGLEVIQAVGGLHQFMGWDKPILTDSGGYQVYSLAPFRKISDDGVLFRSHLDGREIFFTPEFVIQAQQALGVDIAMVLDECPPAGAPREEVEAATRRSLAWARRSIERSVDDSPLVFGIVQGGTYLDLRRWHATELVALNFPGYAVGGLSVGEEREVTWEVAEATVQELPRERPRYLMGVGYPEDLIRFVAMGYDLFDCVLPTRNARNGLFFTSSGRLNIRLSRFQRDDQPPDPACGCYTCRNFSRAYLRHLSVANEISAAVLATYHNLYFYQRLMRDMRAAIMCRSFATWAQATIARLEQEYAL, from the coding sequence ATGAACTCGTTTGGGGCATTCGCCGCACCAGCCAAATTCGAAGAGCGTGTAACCTTCCGCATCCAAGCCGAAGATGGCCTGGCACGATGTGGGGTGCTCTCGACCCGCCACGGTCCGGTCTCCACCCCGGCATTCATGCCGATCGCAACGCAAGGGAGCGTGAAGGCGATGACGCCGCGCGACTTGGAGGACCTCGGAGTGCAAATGGTATTGTCCAACACGTACCATCTTGTGCTGCGCCCCGGGTTGGAGGTCATTCAAGCGGTGGGCGGACTCCACCAGTTCATGGGGTGGGACAAGCCGATACTTACGGACAGCGGCGGCTACCAGGTGTACAGCCTCGCGCCGTTCCGAAAAATCTCTGACGACGGGGTCCTCTTCCGTAGCCATCTTGACGGAAGAGAGATTTTCTTCACCCCCGAGTTTGTCATTCAGGCTCAACAGGCGCTGGGCGTGGATATCGCCATGGTACTCGACGAATGCCCACCTGCGGGGGCACCCCGAGAGGAGGTCGAAGCGGCAACGCGACGTTCTCTCGCGTGGGCACGGCGTAGCATCGAGCGTAGCGTTGACGATTCACCCCTCGTGTTCGGCATCGTTCAGGGTGGCACCTATCTCGACCTTCGCCGCTGGCATGCCACAGAACTTGTGGCGTTGAACTTTCCTGGCTATGCGGTGGGCGGCCTGAGTGTGGGGGAGGAGCGAGAGGTGACTTGGGAGGTAGCGGAGGCGACGGTACAGGAACTACCACGAGAGCGGCCCCGCTACTTGATGGGTGTCGGCTATCCCGAGGACCTCATTCGCTTCGTGGCGATGGGATATGACCTATTTGATTGCGTACTCCCCACGCGCAATGCACGTAACGGTCTCTTCTTCACATCCTCCGGGCGCTTGAACATCCGGCTGTCCCGATTCCAACGTGACGACCAGCCGCCCGATCCCGCATGTGGCTGCTACACGTGCCGGAACTTCAGCCGTGCTTACCTCCGGCACCTCTCGGTCGCCAATGAGATTTCTGCGGCTGTTCTCGCCACTTACCACAATCTCTACTTTTATCAGCGGCTGATGCGGGATATGCGCGCCGCCATCATGTGCCGCAGCTTCGCCACCTGGGCCCAAGCGACCATCGCGCGCTTGGAACAGGAGTACGCGCTATGA
- the secD gene encoding protein translocase subunit SecD translates to MKASLWYRIVGVLALLLVALVYLLPSLTTDLPDWWKRFLPSNKIRLGLDLQGGTHLVLTVDVDKALETTLERAADELKREAQEKGLALAEVQRVDKSIRVKIESPEARSNFEAFLRDNFPNLAVADSQTSDGVALVNLRLATTEERRLREFTVEQALETIRNRIDQFGVTEPIIQRQGSQDIVVQLPGIQDPQRAKALIGKTALLEFKLLAEVPDAEAYLSGQKPLPPGLEILSGYGGERVGRRVERTKYLVESKVLLTGDAIADAQVRPGSQLEGPYVALELTPRGAKQFEEITAANVKRRLAIILDNTVYSAPVIQERIPGGRASITGDFDIKEARDLAIVLRAGALPAPVYIAEERTVGPTLGRDSIRQGFISFVVGGTLVVLFMLVYYKFAGLLADLALVLNILFLLAALSALQATLTLPGIAGIVLTLGMAVDANVLINERIREELRLGRSARAAIEAGYERALPAILDSNITTFLSGLILFQFGAGPIKGFAVTLCLGIVTSVFTAVVGTRVVYDWLLTYRRLERVSI, encoded by the coding sequence GTGAAAGCGAGTCTTTGGTATCGCATCGTCGGTGTCCTAGCTTTGCTCCTCGTGGCATTGGTGTATCTGTTGCCGTCGCTGACGACGGACCTGCCCGATTGGTGGAAGCGGTTTTTGCCATCCAACAAGATCCGGCTCGGCCTCGATCTACAAGGTGGAACGCACCTCGTGCTGACCGTAGACGTGGACAAAGCCCTCGAAACGACACTGGAGCGCGCTGCCGACGAGCTTAAACGCGAAGCACAGGAAAAGGGGCTGGCGTTGGCCGAGGTACAGCGCGTGGATAAGAGTATCCGGGTAAAAATCGAGTCGCCGGAGGCGAGAAGCAACTTCGAAGCTTTTTTGCGAGACAACTTCCCCAATCTCGCGGTAGCGGACTCGCAAACCAGCGATGGTGTGGCGCTCGTGAATTTGAGGCTGGCGACCACGGAGGAACGGCGCTTGCGTGAATTCACCGTCGAGCAAGCGTTGGAAACCATTCGCAACCGGATCGACCAATTTGGCGTCACCGAACCCATTATCCAGCGGCAAGGCTCCCAAGACATCGTCGTGCAACTCCCGGGCATCCAGGATCCGCAGCGCGCCAAGGCGTTGATCGGCAAAACCGCCCTTCTCGAATTCAAGCTGCTGGCCGAAGTACCAGATGCAGAAGCCTACTTAAGCGGACAAAAGCCTTTGCCTCCCGGCCTCGAAATCCTGAGTGGATACGGAGGAGAGCGAGTGGGACGGCGAGTGGAGCGGACCAAGTACCTCGTCGAGTCCAAGGTGCTCTTGACCGGTGATGCCATTGCCGATGCCCAAGTTCGGCCGGGCTCCCAACTCGAGGGTCCATACGTCGCCTTGGAACTCACCCCCCGAGGAGCCAAGCAATTCGAGGAAATCACCGCCGCGAATGTCAAGCGGCGCCTAGCCATTATACTGGACAACACTGTATACTCCGCGCCGGTCATTCAGGAGCGAATTCCGGGCGGACGAGCCTCCATCACCGGCGACTTCGATATCAAGGAAGCGCGCGACCTTGCCATCGTGCTGCGCGCCGGTGCCTTACCAGCCCCGGTCTACATCGCAGAAGAACGCACCGTGGGGCCCACTTTGGGACGTGACTCCATTCGACAGGGTTTCATTTCCTTTGTGGTGGGAGGAACCCTGGTCGTTCTGTTCATGCTCGTGTACTACAAGTTCGCCGGGCTCCTGGCGGATCTGGCGTTGGTGCTCAATATTCTCTTCCTCCTGGCGGCCCTGTCGGCGTTGCAGGCAACCCTGACACTGCCCGGGATTGCAGGCATCGTGCTCACCCTCGGCATGGCGGTGGACGCCAACGTCTTGATCAACGAGCGGATCCGCGAGGAACTGCGCCTAGGCAGAAGCGCGCGAGCGGCTATCGAAGCCGGCTACGAACGGGCGCTGCCGGCCATCTTGGACTCCAATATCACCACGTTTCTCTCCGGCCTGATTTTGTTCCAGTTTGGTGCCGGGCCGATCAAAGGGTTTGCCGTCACGTTGTGTCTCGGCATCGTGACTTCTGTGTTCACCGCCGTCGTCGGAACGCGTGTCGTTTACGATTGGCTGCTCACCTATCGGCGCTTGGAGCGTGTGAGTATCTGA
- the queA gene encoding S-adenosylmethionine:tRNA ribosyltransferase-isomerase has product MRRSDYEFELPPELIAQYPAAERDQARLMVLDRTTRQRIHARVADLPSFLAPGDLVIVNDTRVIPARITTTGPTGGKVELLFVRRISTLPSSTPAWTCLGRPGRYLKPGQRLGLPEGVEIEVIERQGAGRYLVRWLGAVDEFAFLQRHGRVPLPPYIRRPQGPSPEDEERYQTVFARVPGSVAAPTAGLHFTPALLEKLEARGVQTSRLTLHVGPGTFQPIRGDDVRLHRMEPEWCDIPAATVEAIRAAKMRGNRVVAVGTTTTRALESAATFDDQVVLAGARWADRFILPGYRFGVVDSLLTNFHLPGSTLVLLVAALVGREWLLESYAEAIQRRYRFYSYGDAMLIL; this is encoded by the coding sequence TTGCGACGCAGCGACTACGAGTTCGAACTGCCGCCGGAACTGATCGCCCAGTACCCGGCTGCGGAGCGCGATCAAGCCCGGCTCATGGTCCTCGACCGGACGACACGCCAGAGAATCCACGCTCGAGTGGCCGACCTACCGTCCTTTCTCGCACCGGGCGACCTCGTCATCGTCAACGATACGCGGGTGATCCCGGCTCGAATCACCACAACCGGGCCCACGGGCGGAAAAGTGGAACTGTTGTTCGTCCGCCGGATCTCCACGCTGCCGTCCTCTACCCCCGCTTGGACATGTCTTGGCCGGCCCGGGCGATACCTCAAGCCCGGGCAAAGATTGGGCTTGCCTGAGGGGGTCGAAATCGAAGTGATCGAGAGGCAGGGTGCTGGTCGATACCTGGTGCGGTGGCTTGGCGCAGTCGACGAGTTTGCTTTCTTGCAACGCCACGGCCGGGTTCCACTCCCTCCTTACATCAGACGGCCTCAAGGGCCATCCCCTGAGGATGAAGAGCGGTACCAAACAGTTTTCGCCCGGGTTCCCGGCTCAGTGGCGGCTCCAACGGCTGGGCTTCACTTCACACCCGCCTTGCTCGAGAAGCTAGAGGCTCGTGGCGTTCAGACGAGTCGCCTCACTTTGCATGTCGGTCCGGGTACGTTCCAACCCATCCGCGGCGACGATGTCCGCCTTCACCGGATGGAGCCGGAGTGGTGCGACATCCCGGCGGCCACCGTCGAAGCAATCCGGGCCGCAAAGATGCGGGGAAACCGGGTGGTTGCCGTGGGAACAACGACCACGCGCGCATTGGAGTCTGCCGCAACCTTTGACGACCAGGTTGTCCTGGCCGGGGCTCGCTGGGCCGACCGCTTTATCTTGCCGGGATACCGCTTCGGCGTGGTCGATTCGCTGCTGACGAACTTCCACTTGCCGGGCTCTACACTTGTGCTGCTGGTTGCCGCCTTGGTGGGTCGAGAATGGCTTCTCGAATCGTACGCAGAGGCCATTCAGCGGCGCTACCGCTTTTACAGTTATGGCGATGCAATGCTGATTTTATGA
- a CDS encoding O-acetyl-ADP-ribose deacetylase, translated as MRHVKIGHATLELVQGDITQQDTEAIVNAANRSLRGGGGVDGAIHRAGGPAILEECKKLGGCETGDAKTTTAGRLKAKYVIHAVGPIYRDGKHGEPELLASAYRRSLEEAAAHQVRSIAFPSISTGAYGYPVQQAARIALRTVMEHLPRFPGIELVRFVLFTASDLKVYETALQEILAEQRTGSAG; from the coding sequence ATGCGACACGTAAAGATTGGTCATGCCACCCTCGAGCTGGTGCAGGGCGACATCACCCAGCAAGACACGGAAGCCATTGTGAACGCTGCCAACCGCTCCCTGCGGGGTGGTGGTGGCGTGGATGGGGCCATCCACCGGGCCGGTGGACCCGCGATCTTGGAGGAGTGTAAGAAGTTGGGAGGGTGTGAAACTGGCGATGCGAAAACCACGACTGCGGGCCGGCTCAAAGCGAAGTACGTGATCCATGCTGTCGGTCCGATTTACCGCGACGGGAAACATGGCGAGCCTGAACTTTTGGCTAGTGCCTATCGGCGCTCGTTGGAAGAAGCGGCTGCTCATCAGGTGCGCTCGATCGCGTTTCCCTCGATTAGCACCGGTGCCTATGGCTATCCCGTACAACAAGCCGCCCGCATTGCCTTGCGCACAGTGATGGAGCATCTGCCCCGCTTTCCAGGGATCGAGCTCGTTCGATTCGTGCTGTTTACGGCCAGCGACCTCAAAGTGTACGAGACCGCCTTGCAGGAAATTCTCGCCGAGCAGAGAACCGGAAGTGCCGGTTAG
- a CDS encoding carotenoid cleavage dioxygenase yields the protein MTAQNSSGGSPFLAGNFAPWRREEDWGDLIVRGELPRELEGTYYRNGPNPAFDPLGRYHWFDGDGMIHAIHLSQGRATYRNRWVRSQGLEEEFRAGRALYYGLLDFGKGDGRFKNTANTNVVFHAGRLLALMEGALPTEVDAAGLETLGEFDFAGRLQGPMTAHPKVDPDTGELFFFGYSPVAPFLTFYRADRNGELVAAEPLPGGLPAMVHDFAITEHYAVFFVCPLLFRLENVGTERPVFSWEPECGTLWGVVPRYGSGQEVRWFEGEACFIFHCMNAFEDGGAVIVDVARYPEMKFLEPAQPGGTAHDFSQQPATLWRYRVDPAGGRVHGEERFDAICEFPRIDERRTGRPYRYGFAVARNSSASAPSGMPKFNGLAKFDWYRGTMQVRDFGSHAGLGEAVFVPSENAEEGQGYLMALVYDETRDRSEFHIVSAEDFLGDPVAVVELPHRIPYGFHGTWVARS from the coding sequence ATGACTGCGCAAAATTCTTCAGGTGGAAGCCCATTTCTGGCGGGAAACTTCGCCCCGTGGCGTCGTGAAGAGGACTGGGGTGATCTGATTGTCCGAGGCGAGTTGCCGCGGGAGCTGGAAGGAACGTATTACCGCAACGGGCCGAATCCTGCGTTCGATCCTCTGGGTCGTTACCACTGGTTCGATGGCGACGGGATGATTCACGCCATTCATCTGTCGCAGGGTAGGGCGACATACCGCAACCGATGGGTTCGCAGCCAAGGGCTCGAAGAAGAGTTTCGGGCAGGACGCGCACTGTATTATGGTCTGCTCGACTTCGGGAAAGGGGATGGCCGCTTCAAGAACACCGCGAACACGAACGTTGTGTTTCATGCGGGCCGGTTGTTGGCGCTCATGGAAGGGGCGTTGCCGACGGAGGTTGATGCAGCCGGTTTGGAGACGTTAGGCGAGTTCGACTTTGCTGGCCGATTGCAAGGCCCGATGACGGCCCATCCCAAAGTCGATCCTGACACGGGCGAACTGTTCTTTTTCGGATACTCGCCGGTAGCGCCCTTTCTGACATTTTACCGAGCCGACCGTAACGGCGAGTTGGTGGCTGCCGAGCCCCTACCTGGCGGGTTGCCGGCGATGGTCCATGACTTTGCCATCACGGAGCATTATGCGGTGTTCTTTGTTTGCCCGCTGCTGTTTCGACTCGAAAACGTTGGAACGGAGAGGCCGGTGTTCTCGTGGGAGCCCGAGTGTGGAACGCTCTGGGGTGTTGTCCCCCGGTACGGGTCAGGGCAGGAGGTACGCTGGTTCGAAGGTGAGGCGTGCTTCATTTTTCACTGTATGAACGCGTTCGAGGATGGGGGTGCCGTGATCGTGGATGTTGCCCGGTATCCGGAAATGAAGTTTTTGGAACCGGCACAACCAGGAGGAACAGCACACGATTTTTCACAGCAACCGGCCACGTTATGGCGGTACCGTGTGGATCCGGCGGGCGGCAGAGTTCACGGCGAGGAACGGTTCGACGCAATATGCGAGTTTCCCCGCATTGACGAGCGGCGGACTGGCCGCCCGTATCGCTATGGGTTCGCCGTGGCCAGGAACTCGAGCGCTTCGGCGCCTTCGGGAATGCCCAAGTTCAACGGACTTGCGAAGTTCGACTGGTACAGGGGTACCATGCAGGTTCGCGACTTCGGCAGTCACGCAGGTCTCGGTGAGGCGGTGTTCGTTCCATCGGAGAATGCCGAGGAGGGGCAAGGATACTTGATGGCGTTGGTGTATGACGAGACACGTGACCGCAGCGAATTTCACATTGTGTCCGCCGAGGATTTCTTGGGCGACCCTGTTGCGGTGGTGGAATTGCCTCACCGGATACCGTACGGGTTTCACGGAACTTGGGTGGCTAGGAGTTAG
- the secF gene encoding protein-export membrane protein SecF, translating to MELIKPGTNFDFVANFRRALLFSWALIALGVVSLVVRGGPNYGIDFAGGTLVQVRFKQPTQIDEVRKALASLDLGEASIQDFGGNGDRGSEFLVRVPVKGEQLSDFSAQVTSALESRFGKDSWEIQRIETVGPRVGSELRWRAIFAVLAATLMMGVYIWIRFELRFGIGAAVALFHDVLITIGALSLANYEFDLTIVAALLTVVGFSVNDTVIVSDRIRENLRKNRRDPLEKIINRSINETLSRTILTTGTAVLVLLALFFLGGKVINGFAFTLLVGFLIGTYSSIFIASPIVLYLQNTAFARAR from the coding sequence GTGGAGCTCATCAAACCTGGAACCAACTTCGACTTCGTTGCCAACTTCCGGCGCGCCCTGCTTTTTTCCTGGGCCCTAATTGCCCTTGGGGTGGTGTCACTGGTTGTGCGTGGGGGGCCCAACTACGGAATCGACTTCGCTGGTGGCACGCTGGTCCAAGTGAGATTCAAGCAACCAACCCAAATCGACGAAGTCCGGAAGGCACTTGCGTCGCTCGACCTCGGCGAAGCCTCCATCCAGGATTTCGGAGGGAATGGCGACCGAGGGTCAGAATTTCTGGTGCGCGTGCCTGTCAAAGGCGAGCAACTGAGTGACTTTAGCGCCCAGGTGACCTCCGCCCTGGAGTCTCGGTTTGGAAAAGATTCCTGGGAGATCCAGAGAATCGAAACCGTCGGTCCGCGCGTGGGCAGCGAGCTCCGCTGGCGTGCCATCTTCGCTGTCCTTGCCGCCACACTCATGATGGGCGTGTACATATGGATCCGCTTCGAGTTGCGCTTCGGCATCGGCGCGGCAGTTGCTCTGTTCCACGACGTACTCATAACAATCGGAGCACTGTCGCTGGCGAACTACGAGTTCGATCTGACAATCGTGGCCGCGCTGCTGACAGTGGTTGGATTCTCGGTCAATGACACGGTTATTGTGTCAGACCGCATTCGAGAAAATCTGCGCAAAAATCGCCGCGATCCTTTGGAGAAGATCATCAACCGGAGTATCAACGAGACGTTGAGTCGCACCATCCTGACTACGGGCACAGCCGTGTTAGTGTTGCTCGCGCTGTTCTTCCTCGGCGGGAAGGTCATCAACGGGTTTGCGTTCACTCTGCTGGTTGGCTTTCTCATTGGAACTTATTCATCGATCTTCATCGCGAGTCCCATCGTGTTGTACCTTCAGAACACCGCCTTTGCTCGTGCGCGCTGA